From one Lotus japonicus ecotype B-129 chromosome 3, LjGifu_v1.2 genomic stretch:
- the LOC130747272 gene encoding E3 ubiquitin-protein ligase RDUF2-like: protein MSFETQPETASYWCYSCTRFVHLSAAGNIACPHCETGFVEEIHPDQSPNHAHAHGLSPLPEDPVSSRRLGFRRRRRDTGSRSPFNPVIVLRGTADDGADQEGGAAAAFELYYDDGDGTGLRPLPPTVSEFLLGSGFDRMLEQFSQIEMNGFGRPENPPASKAAIESMPTVEIGEVEVCNEAQCAVCKEEFELGAEARELPCKHIYHSDCIVPWLSMRNSCPVCRHELPSDLNANPLRAPGQIDEEAIGLTIWRLPGGGFAVGRFSGGRSAGESHLPEVYTEMDGGVNSNRAPRRVSPTVSGHRVRERRGVGRVFRGFLSFFGIRGSSRSTRSSSSSISSLSSSYSGNSEVSTTGLSQLSSSLNRNSRRRRNMSQLVLED, encoded by the coding sequence ATGAGTTTCGAAACGCAACCCGAAACGGCGTCGTACTGGTGCTACAGCTGCACCCGCTTCGTCCACCTCTCCGCCGCCGGCAACATCGCCTGCCCCCACTGCGAAACCGGCTTCGTTGAAGAGATCCACCCCGACCAATCACCGAATCACGCTCACGCTCACGGTCTCAGCCCGTTACCTGAAGATCCCGTTTCTTCCCGGCGGCTAGGTTTCCGCCGCAGACGCCGCGACACCGGAAGCCGCTCCCCTTTCAACCCAGTCATCGTGCTTCGCGGAACCGCTGACGACGGAGCCGATCAAGAAGGAGGCGCCGCCGCCGCCTTCGAGCTTTACTACGACGACGGCGACGGTACCGGTCTCCGCCCACTTCCGCCGACGGTTTCAGAGTTTCTGCTGGGGTCTGGATTCGATCGGATGTTGGAGCAATTCTCGCAGATCGAGATGAATGGTTTCGGCCGGCCGGAGAATCCGCCGGCTTCCAAGGCGGCGATCGAGTCGATGCCGACGGTGGAGATCGGGGAGGTGGAGGTGTGTAACGAGGCGCAGTGCGCCGTTTGCAAGGAAGAATTCGAGCTGGGTGCGGAGGCGCGTGAGCTACCGTGCAAGCACATTTACCATTCCGATTGCATCGTTCCGTGGCTTTCGATGCGGAACTCGTGCCCGGTGTGCCGGCACGAGCTTCCTTCAGATCTGAACGCTAACCCTCTTAGGGCTCCAGGGCAAATCGACGAGGAAGCGATCGGGTTGACTATATGGAGGTTACCCGGCGGGGGATTCGCTGTGGGTAGATTCTCCGGTGGGCGGAGTGCTGGGGAGAGCCATTTGCCGGAGGTGTACACGGAGATGGATGGTGGGGTGAATTCAAACCGTGCACCAAGAAGGGTTTCTCCGACGGTGAGCGGACACAGGGTTAGGGAACGACGTGGAGTTGGCAGAGTCTTTCGGGGTTTCTTGTCATTCTTTGGAATTCGTGGTTCTTCAAGGTCAACTCGTTCTTCGTCTTCTTCAATTTCGTCTTTGTCATCTTCGTATTCTGGTAATTCTGAAGTGAGTACAACAGGCCTTAGCCAATTGagttcatcgctcaatagaaaCTCGCGGAGACGACGCAATATGTCACAGCTGGTATTGGAAGATTGA